One segment of Gammaproteobacteria bacterium DNA contains the following:
- a CDS encoding NAD(+) kinase: protein MFETVGIVAKQDDPRVVETCRSLCAYLRSRGIRYLLDRVCAAAVPGGPGPVARCEVLGEGCDLVVVVGGDGTLLQTARRLVDYDVRLLGINLGRVGFLTDVSQQEMTARLDEIFDGRFQEERRFLLQAEVVRETAPATRHDALNDVVVQKGNVARLIRIDTYIDGNFVSSQRSDGLIVATPTGSTAYALSGGGPLLHPALNAIVLVPICPHTLSNRPIVVEADSVVEIVLSDGQTSPAALTCDGETVSELQVGDRVRVRKRTPPVRLIHPPGHDYFATLRTKLHWAKEL from the coding sequence ATGTTCGAGACCGTAGGAATCGTCGCCAAGCAGGACGACCCCCGCGTCGTCGAGACGTGCCGCTCGCTCTGCGCGTACCTGCGCTCCCGGGGCATCCGCTATCTCCTGGACCGCGTCTGCGCCGCCGCAGTTCCCGGCGGACCGGGCCCGGTCGCCCGCTGTGAAGTGCTCGGTGAGGGATGCGACCTCGTCGTGGTCGTGGGCGGGGACGGCACGCTCCTGCAGACGGCCCGGCGGCTCGTCGACTACGACGTGCGGCTGCTCGGCATCAACCTGGGGCGGGTGGGGTTCCTCACCGACGTGTCGCAACAGGAGATGACGGCGCGCCTCGACGAGATCTTCGACGGCCGGTTCCAGGAGGAGCGCCGCTTCCTGCTCCAGGCCGAGGTCGTGCGGGAGACGGCCCCTGCGACGCGCCACGACGCGCTGAACGACGTGGTCGTGCAGAAGGGCAACGTCGCGCGCCTGATCCGCATCGACACCTACATCGACGGCAACTTCGTCAGCAGCCAGCGATCGGACGGCCTGATCGTGGCGACCCCGACCGGGTCCACGGCCTACGCCCTCTCCGGCGGGGGTCCCCTTCTGCACCCGGCGCTGAACGCGATCGTCCTGGTGCCCATCTGCCCGCACACGCTCAGCAACCGCCCCATCGTGGTGGAGGCCGACAGCGTCGTGGAGATCGTGCTGAGCGACGGGCAGACCAGCCCCGCCGCGCTCACCTGTGACGGCGAGACGGTGAGCGAGCTGCAGGTGGGCGACCGGGTGCGGGTGCGCAAGCGGACCCCGCCAGTGCGCCTCATCCATCCTCCCGGACACGACTACTTCGCCACCCTGCGCACGAAGCTGCACTGGGCCAAGGAGCTGTAG
- the hrcA gene encoding heat-inducible transcriptional repressor HrcA, protein MVRGAHEPVIDERAQHLLKVLVKRYIREGQPVGSRTLSRDSGLDLSPATIRNVMADLEDLGLVRSPHTSAGRVPTVSGFRFFVDSLLRTEPIEAGAADRLRQQLQPDRAVPELVQSTSSLLSDITHLAGLVTLPRREHLRLRHVEFLPLSAQRVLVVLVVNDREVQNRVIQTGRQYSEQELQQAANYLNVVFAGKDLPEARETLLREMQAAREGVNRMMLAAIEVADQAFAAKERGDDYILAGQTNLMEFAELRDLEKMRQLFEAFYEKRRILHLLDKALRADGMQIFIGEESGYEVLGELSVVTAPYTVNGQVVGVLGVIGPTRMAYERIIPVVDLTARLLGSALNEAG, encoded by the coding sequence ATGGTCAGGGGTGCCCACGAGCCGGTGATCGACGAGCGCGCCCAGCACCTCCTGAAGGTGCTGGTGAAACGTTACATCCGCGAGGGCCAGCCGGTCGGCTCCCGCACGCTCTCCCGTGACTCGGGTCTGGACCTGAGCCCGGCGACCATCCGCAACGTCATGGCCGACCTCGAGGACCTGGGCCTGGTGCGCTCCCCGCACACCTCGGCCGGGCGGGTGCCCACGGTGAGCGGGTTCCGGTTCTTCGTCGACTCGCTGCTGCGCACCGAGCCCATCGAGGCCGGGGCGGCCGACCGGCTGCGCCAGCAGCTGCAGCCCGACCGGGCCGTCCCCGAGCTGGTGCAGAGCACTTCGAGCCTGCTCTCGGACATCACCCACCTCGCCGGGCTGGTCACGCTGCCCCGGCGCGAGCACCTCAGGCTGCGGCACGTGGAGTTCCTCCCGCTGTCCGCGCAGCGGGTGCTCGTCGTCCTGGTGGTGAACGACCGGGAAGTCCAGAACCGGGTGATCCAGACCGGCCGCCAGTACTCCGAGCAGGAGCTGCAGCAGGCCGCGAACTACCTGAACGTGGTGTTCGCGGGAAAAGACCTCCCGGAGGCGCGCGAGACGCTGCTGAGGGAGATGCAGGCGGCGCGCGAGGGCGTGAACCGCATGATGCTCGCGGCCATCGAGGTGGCCGATCAGGCGTTCGCGGCCAAGGAGCGGGGCGACGACTACATCCTCGCCGGCCAGACGAACCTCATGGAGTTCGCGGAGCTCCGCGACCTGGAGAAGATGCGCCAGCTCTTCGAGGCCTTCTACGAGAAGCGGCGCATCCTGCACCTGCTGGACAAGGCCCTGCGCGCCGACGGCATGCAGATCTTCATCGGCGAGGAGTCCGGGTACGAGGTCCTCGGGGAGTTGAGCGTGGTGACCGCCCCGTACACGGTGAACGGGCAGGTGGTCGGGGTCCTGGGCGTCATCGGGCCG
- the recN gene encoding DNA repair protein RecN translates to MLTQLEVRDLAIVERVSLEIGPGMTVLTGETGAGKSILLDALGLVLGDRASAGIVRPGSERAEVSAVFETGGLPAVEARLAELELSDPEGTCVLRRTIGSDGRSRGFVNGRPVPVQGLRDIGELLVEIHGQHAHQALLRRDAQREVLDHFAGAGPRLAELRATWQAWQAARAAAARLGGSAAERAGERDLLRYQVEELRRLALQAGELEAVGAEHRRLSHAGALIASARRAAHALEEAEDGAVVPRLDALARELSEDARIDERLAALAELLDAASIQARDAAAGLRRYADADELDPERLQWLEERIGAIEALARKHRVLAADLPSHLERLEDRLAELDRGEERLTALEADIEAHRRRYEALAADLHEARIAAAPHLSRAVAAHVRELGMTGARIAVEVQPLAPGESGPSGRDRVEFLVSANPGLPLAPLSQVASGGELSRVSLAIQLVGAAGRRVPTQVFDEVDSGVGGRVAETVGSALRRLAGDCQVLCVTHLPQVAARGHQHVEVSKGVRDGTTFARAAKLAGEARVEEIARMLGGTELTDRALAHAREMLERATRP, encoded by the coding sequence GTGCTGACCCAGCTCGAGGTCCGCGACCTGGCCATCGTCGAGCGGGTGTCCCTCGAGATCGGCCCGGGGATGACCGTGCTCACGGGGGAGACCGGCGCCGGGAAGTCGATCCTGCTCGACGCCCTCGGTCTCGTCCTGGGGGACCGGGCGAGCGCGGGCATCGTGCGCCCCGGCTCGGAGCGCGCCGAGGTCTCCGCCGTCTTCGAGACCGGCGGGCTGCCCGCGGTCGAGGCGCGGCTCGCCGAGCTCGAGCTCTCCGACCCCGAGGGGACCTGCGTGCTGCGCCGGACCATCGGCAGCGACGGACGCTCGCGGGGTTTCGTCAACGGGCGGCCGGTCCCTGTGCAGGGCCTGCGCGACATCGGCGAGCTCCTCGTGGAGATCCACGGCCAGCACGCCCACCAGGCGCTGCTGCGCCGTGACGCCCAGCGCGAGGTCCTGGACCACTTCGCAGGCGCAGGGCCGCGTCTCGCGGAGCTTCGCGCCACCTGGCAGGCCTGGCAGGCCGCGCGGGCGGCCGCGGCCCGGCTCGGGGGCAGCGCCGCCGAGCGTGCGGGCGAGCGCGACCTCCTGCGCTACCAGGTGGAAGAGCTCCGCCGTCTGGCGCTGCAGGCCGGCGAGCTCGAGGCCGTCGGCGCCGAGCACCGGAGACTGAGCCACGCCGGGGCGCTCATCGCGAGCGCGCGGCGCGCCGCCCACGCGCTGGAGGAGGCCGAGGACGGCGCGGTCGTCCCGCGGCTCGACGCGCTCGCTCGGGAGCTCTCGGAAGACGCCCGCATCGACGAGCGGCTCGCGGCGCTCGCCGAGCTGCTCGACGCCGCCTCCATCCAGGCCCGGGACGCGGCGGCAGGGCTGCGCCGCTACGCCGACGCGGACGAGCTCGACCCCGAGCGGCTGCAGTGGCTCGAGGAGCGCATCGGGGCCATCGAGGCCCTGGCCCGCAAACACCGTGTCCTGGCGGCCGACCTGCCCTCCCACCTCGAGAGGCTCGAGGATCGGCTCGCCGAGCTCGACCGGGGAGAAGAACGCCTCACAGCGCTCGAGGCGGACATCGAGGCCCACCGCCGGCGCTACGAGGCACTCGCCGCGGACCTGCACGAGGCCCGCATCGCGGCCGCGCCGCACCTCTCCCGCGCCGTGGCGGCCCACGTGCGGGAACTGGGCATGACCGGCGCGCGCATCGCCGTCGAGGTGCAGCCGCTTGCCCCGGGCGAGTCCGGCCCCAGCGGACGGGACCGAGTGGAATTCCTGGTCAGCGCGAACCCCGGCCTGCCCCTCGCCCCCCTCTCCCAGGTCGCCTCCGGTGGCGAGCTCTCCCGCGTCAGCCTGGCCATCCAGCTCGTGGGGGCCGCGGGCCGGCGCGTGCCCACGCAGGTCTTCGACGAGGTGGACAGCGGGGTCGGGGGGCGGGTGGCCGAGACCGTGGGCAGCGCCCTGCGCCGGCTGGCGGGAGACTGTCAGGTCCTCTGCGTCACCCACCTGCCCCAGGTCGCCGCCCGGGGACACCAGCACGTGGAGGTCAGCAAGGGGGTCCGCGACGGGACGACCTTCGCCCGCGCCGCGAAGCTCGCCGGTGAGGCCCGGGTAGAAGAGATCGCCCGCATGCTGGGCGGCACCGAACTGACCGACCGCGCCCTCGCCCACGCCCGCGAGATGCTGGAGCGCGCCACCCGGCCCTGA
- a CDS encoding outer membrane protein assembly factor BamE, which yields MVFASAPRVSSAGHHRSGVTMRKAFIIGLLAAAQLGAGCSSEQVPFVYRIDIPQGNVVTQEMLNRLEPGMSKQQVSLVMGTPLVVDPFHPDQWVYLYRLKKGGEAVEERQIELHFQGDRLQRVTGDVKPAAGLQAPARAPAGAVVVPLEPPREPGLWERIKRSVGLGEE from the coding sequence ATGGTCTTTGCCTCGGCCCCTCGGGTATCATCCGCCGGTCATCACCGGTCCGGCGTCACCATGCGAAAGGCTTTCATCATCGGCCTCCTTGCCGCAGCCCAACTCGGCGCAGGATGCTCGAGCGAGCAGGTACCCTTCGTCTACCGGATCGACATCCCCCAGGGGAACGTCGTCACCCAGGAGATGCTGAATCGCCTGGAACCGGGGATGAGCAAGCAGCAGGTCTCCCTGGTGATGGGCACACCGCTCGTGGTCGACCCGTTCCACCCGGACCAGTGGGTCTACCTCTACCGGCTGAAGAAGGGTGGCGAGGCGGTCGAGGAGCGGCAGATCGAGCTCCACTTCCAGGGCGACCGGCTGCAGCGGGTCACCGGCGACGTCAAGCCGGCCGCGGGCCTCCAAGCCCCCGCTCGGGCGCCTGCCGGCGCGGTGGTGGTGCCCCTCGAGCCCCCTCGGGAACCGGGGCTCTGGGAGCGCATCAAGCGCAGCGTCGGGCTCGGCGAGGAGTAG